One genomic region from Oncorhynchus gorbuscha isolate QuinsamMale2020 ecotype Even-year linkage group LG13, OgorEven_v1.0, whole genome shotgun sequence encodes:
- the LOC123994044 gene encoding uncharacterized protein LOC123994044 isoform X2, which produces MFMMFGLLIMSAESSYGMVTSCNATQNMSCYGALGGTVYLQLMNDATGSEFIFKKDPTGAQTVIFKIKQNKIVHEFIKARSEFFINNGTLKINSTERSDSAEYSLEIFKSDGLYLDTRIVQLIIGGGSYGTAIGSLVAVVLVLAVVVGAYCIRKRRNPPQASDAVESPELECDDITILKKREKQREVPEEVVYGQIVVLEGARPNTERDRPEGQEETLYAGIQLGQ; this is translated from the exons GCATGGTGACCTCCTGTAATGCTACACAGAACATGTCGTGTTACGGAGCTCTGGGAGGAACTGTCTATCTCCAGCTGATGAATGATGCCACAGGATCCGAATTCATATTCAAAAAAGACCCCACTGGTGCACAAACAGTGAtattcaaaataaaacaaaacaaaattgtCCATGAATTCATTAAAGCCAGATCAGAGTTCTTTATCAATAATGGAACATTAAAAATAAATAGCACAGAGAGGAGTGATTCTGCTGAATATTCTTTAGAAATCTTCAAGTCAGATGGACTTTACTTGGACACGAGAATAGTACAACTGATAATTGGAG GAGGATCTTATGGCACTGCCATAGGATCACTAGTAGCTGTGGTCCTGGTCCTTGCAGTGGTGGTGGGAGCTTACTGTATTCGCAAGAGGAGGAACCCTCCACAGGCATCAG ATGCTGTTGAGAGTCCAGAACTGGAATGTGATGACATCACGATTCTAAagaagagggagaaacagagagaggttccagaggaggtggtgtatggaCAGATTGTAGTGCTGGAGGGTGCCAGACCaaacacggagagagacagacctgAGGGGCAGGAGGAGACTTTGTATGCTGGAATACAGCTTGGCCAATGA
- the LOC123994044 gene encoding uncharacterized protein LOC123994044 isoform X1, protein MLIGWFPSMNFNSVKSLKWLHGMVTSCNATQNMSCYGALGGTVYLQLMNDATGSEFIFKKDPTGAQTVIFKIKQNKIVHEFIKARSEFFINNGTLKINSTERSDSAEYSLEIFKSDGLYLDTRIVQLIIGGGSYGTAIGSLVAVVLVLAVVVGAYCIRKRRNPPQASDAVESPELECDDITILKKREKQREVPEEVVYGQIVVLEGARPNTERDRPEGQEETLYAGIQLGQ, encoded by the exons ATGCTGATTGGCTGGTTTCCTTctatgaactttaactcagtaaaatctttgaaatggttgcatg GCATGGTGACCTCCTGTAATGCTACACAGAACATGTCGTGTTACGGAGCTCTGGGAGGAACTGTCTATCTCCAGCTGATGAATGATGCCACAGGATCCGAATTCATATTCAAAAAAGACCCCACTGGTGCACAAACAGTGAtattcaaaataaaacaaaacaaaattgtCCATGAATTCATTAAAGCCAGATCAGAGTTCTTTATCAATAATGGAACATTAAAAATAAATAGCACAGAGAGGAGTGATTCTGCTGAATATTCTTTAGAAATCTTCAAGTCAGATGGACTTTACTTGGACACGAGAATAGTACAACTGATAATTGGAG GAGGATCTTATGGCACTGCCATAGGATCACTAGTAGCTGTGGTCCTGGTCCTTGCAGTGGTGGTGGGAGCTTACTGTATTCGCAAGAGGAGGAACCCTCCACAGGCATCAG ATGCTGTTGAGAGTCCAGAACTGGAATGTGATGACATCACGATTCTAAagaagagggagaaacagagagaggttccagaggaggtggtgtatggaCAGATTGTAGTGCTGGAGGGTGCCAGACCaaacacggagagagacagacctgAGGGGCAGGAGGAGACTTTGTATGCTGGAATACAGCTTGGCCAATGA